A part of Rattus rattus isolate New Zealand chromosome 4, Rrattus_CSIRO_v1, whole genome shotgun sequence genomic DNA contains:
- the Mdfi gene encoding myoD family inhibitor isoform X1: MSQVSGQCPSRCDAPHGVPSAALDPAQTMSLLPGLEVVARSTHPAEASSEEGSLEEAVPSMPQDGGLGVHQALNSTDLDVPTEAVTRQPQGNPQGCTPLLPNGSGHDHLSEPGGAGHAGNGALGGTKAHRKLQTHPSLGSQAGRKSKGSTRSASQVPLQAQEDCCVHCILSCLFCEFLTLCNIVLDCATCGSCSSEDSCLCCCCCGSGECADCDLPCDLDCGILDACCESADCLEICMECCGLCFSS; the protein is encoded by the exons ATGTCCCAGGTGAGCGGTCAGTGCCCTTCTCGCTGCGACGCGCCTCATGGAGTCCCCAGCGCTGCCCTGGACCCAG CCCAGACCATGTCCCTCCTCCCTGGGCTGGAGGTAGTAGCAAGATCCACTCACCCTGCAGAGGCATCGTCAGAAGAGGGCTCCCTGGAGGAGGCAGTACCCTCCATGCCCCAAGACGGTGGTCTTGGGGTTCACCAGGCTCTGAACAGCACTGACCTCGATGTCCCCACAGAAGCTGTGACGC GTCAGCCTCAAGGGAACCCCCAAGGCTGCACCCCACTACTGCCAAATGGCTCCGGCCACGACCACCTCTCAGAACCGGGCGGTGCCGGGCATGCGGGGAACGGTGCTCTGGGCGGGACCAAGGCCCACCGGAAGTTGCAGACGCATCCATCTCTCGGCAGCCAGGCCGGAAGGAAGAGCAAAGGCAGCACCCGGTCAGCCTCACAGGTTCCCCTCCAGGCTCAGGAAG ATTGCTGTGTCCACTGCATACTGTCCTGTCTCTTCTGTGAGTTCCTGACCCTCTGCAACATCGTCCTGGACTGCGCCACCTGCGGCTCCTGCAGCTCCGAGgactcctgtctctgctgctgctgctgtgggtcCGGCGAGTGTGCGGACTGCGACCTGCCCTGCGACCTGGACTGCGGCATCCTGGATGCCTGCTGCGAGTCGGCAGACTGCTTGGAGATATGCATGGAGTGTTGTGgactctgcttctcctcctga
- the Mdfi gene encoding myoD family inhibitor isoform X2, whose amino-acid sequence MSLLPGLEVVARSTHPAEASSEEGSLEEAVPSMPQDGGLGVHQALNSTDLDVPTEAVTRQPQGNPQGCTPLLPNGSGHDHLSEPGGAGHAGNGALGGTKAHRKLQTHPSLGSQAGRKSKGSTRSASQVPLQAQEDCCVHCILSCLFCEFLTLCNIVLDCATCGSCSSEDSCLCCCCCGSGECADCDLPCDLDCGILDACCESADCLEICMECCGLCFSS is encoded by the exons ATGTCCCTCCTCCCTGGGCTGGAGGTAGTAGCAAGATCCACTCACCCTGCAGAGGCATCGTCAGAAGAGGGCTCCCTGGAGGAGGCAGTACCCTCCATGCCCCAAGACGGTGGTCTTGGGGTTCACCAGGCTCTGAACAGCACTGACCTCGATGTCCCCACAGAAGCTGTGACGC GTCAGCCTCAAGGGAACCCCCAAGGCTGCACCCCACTACTGCCAAATGGCTCCGGCCACGACCACCTCTCAGAACCGGGCGGTGCCGGGCATGCGGGGAACGGTGCTCTGGGCGGGACCAAGGCCCACCGGAAGTTGCAGACGCATCCATCTCTCGGCAGCCAGGCCGGAAGGAAGAGCAAAGGCAGCACCCGGTCAGCCTCACAGGTTCCCCTCCAGGCTCAGGAAG ATTGCTGTGTCCACTGCATACTGTCCTGTCTCTTCTGTGAGTTCCTGACCCTCTGCAACATCGTCCTGGACTGCGCCACCTGCGGCTCCTGCAGCTCCGAGgactcctgtctctgctgctgctgctgtgggtcCGGCGAGTGTGCGGACTGCGACCTGCCCTGCGACCTGGACTGCGGCATCCTGGATGCCTGCTGCGAGTCGGCAGACTGCTTGGAGATATGCATGGAGTGTTGTGgactctgcttctcctcctga